The Sporohalobacter salinus genome has a segment encoding these proteins:
- a CDS encoding helix-turn-helix domain-containing protein codes for MFESKKEYEQFLNNNVMSTKDAAKYLDITRKGISYLVKEGKLKPFKDQDRVRLFSRREIDRYKKERAGK; via the coding sequence ATGTTTGAAAGTAAGAAAGAATACGAACAATTTCTTAATAATAATGTTATGAGTACAAAGGATGCAGCTAAATATTTAGATATAACGAGAAAAGGGATAAGCTATTTAGTAAAGGAAGGAAAGTTAAAACCATTTAAGGATCAGGATCGAGTTCGATTATTTTCTAGACGTGAAATAGATAGATACAAAAAAGAACGAGCTGGAAAGTAA